One genomic segment of Drosophila melanogaster chromosome 3L includes these proteins:
- the S1P gene encoding Site-1 protease, with translation MNVFTFLFIISAICSLDAFKTAVVPNEFIVHFHSKYFAPVRESYIAAKLLGSNVTNWRIVPRLNLAWQYPSDFDILRVCDGYESSSEFIIERLQTHPSVKAVVPQRSVRRILNYDAYSNLTYIHRHPQGVLRNRNPNNDRHRQLCSVLHANILWKLGITGKGVKVAIFDTGLTKNHPHFRNVKERTNWTNEKSLDDRVSHGTFVAGVIASSRECLGFAPDADLYIFKVFTNSQVSYTSWFLDAFNYAIYRKINILNLSIGGPDFMDSPFVEKVLELSANNVIMISAAGNDGPLYGTLNNPGDQSDVVGVGGIQFDDKIAKFSSRGMTTWELPLGYGRMGLDIVTYGSQVEGSDVRKGCRRLSGTSVSSPVVAGAAALLISGAFQKIDYINPASLKQVLIEGAEKLPHYNMFEQGAGKLNLLKSMQLLLSYKPKITLIPAYLDFTQNYMWPYSSQPLYYGSSVAIANVTILNGISVTSHIVGIPKWIPDFENQGQFLQVSAQVSPIVWPWTGWMSVFIAVKKEGENFEGVCKGSITLVLESFKQTTNETHVTEVDFPLTIKVTPKPPRNKRILWDQYHSLRYPPRYIPRDDLKVKLDPLDWRADHIHTNFRDMYTHLRNVGYYIDVLREPFTCFNASDYGALLIVDPERGFGDEEINALQENVYKRGLNVVVFGDWYNTTVMKKIKFFDENTRQWWTPDTGGANIPALNDLLKPFGIAFGDFVGEGHFKLGDHSMYYASGATIVKFPMNPGDIIVGTKLNDQGLSIINSKTPSKVAKLDVPIFGMFQTKANSIQSNEEIVVNAESNLAEAIPTDYSTFKNRVLLLRTKQRSISFAKSNNHETKNEGRIAVYGDSNCLDSTHLEKACYWLLITFLDFAINSHKSSLLQNLNRITEFHKLERAPLPLRISQSIIKSRSQDNNCEQFKWLAPTKQNNAEERKSSIIDVTILENEEHEINLIKNLLGEEIAKLGQNNDYLTGMQSADSLMTPIIFLIILSLIVIMLFVLFLKRRFIL, from the exons ATGAATGTGTTTACTTTCTTATTTATAATAAGCGCAATTTGCAGCCTCGACGCCTTTAAAACAGCCGTTGTTCCAAATGAGTTCATCGTTCACTTCCATTCAAAATACTTTGCCCCGGTCCGAGAATCCTACATCGCAGCAAAACTTCTTGGTTCAAAC GTAACGAACTGGAGAATTGTTCCCCGTCTAAATTTGGCTTGGCAATATCCAAGTGATTTTGATATCTTACGAGTTTGCGACGGTTATGAATCATCATCAGAGTTTATTATAGAAAGGCTTCAGACTCACCCATCAGTAAAGGCAGTAGTTCCCCAGCGAAGCGTACGAAGGATCCTAAACTATGACGCCTATAGCAACCTAACGTATATTCACCGCCATCCCCAAGGAGTGCTAAGGAACAGAAACCCAAACAACGATCGCCACCGACAATTGTGCTCCGTACTCCACGCCAACATCCTTTGGAAGCTGGGTATCACAGGCAAGGGAGTTAAAGTGGCCATTTTCGACACTGGCCTAACCAAAAACCATCCACACTTTCGAAATGTAAAGGAACGAACAAACTGGACGAATGAAAAGTCACTTGACGACAGAGTCAGTCATGGCACCTTCGTCGCCGGGGTAATCGCTTCTTCCAGGGAATGCCTAGGCTTCGCTCCCGACGCCGAtctttacatatttaaagtttttacgAACTCCCAA GTTTCTTACACTTCCTGGTTCCTGGATGCATTCAACTACGCGATATATAGGAAAATAAACATTCTCAACCTTAGCATTGGGGGTCCCGACTTTATGGACTCGCCGTTCGTTGAAAAGGTGTTGGAACTGTCGGCTAATAATGTCATAATGATATCGGCAGCAGGAAATGATGGTCCCTTGTACGGCACGCTAAACAATCCTGGCGATCAGAGCGATGTAGTTGGCGTTGGTGGCATTCAGTTTGATGATAAAATCGCCAAGTTTAGTTCGAGAGGAATGACAACGTGGGAACTTCCCTTAGGCTACGGACGTATGGGACTCGATATTGTCACGTACGGAAGTCAAGTGGAAGGCAGTGATGTGCGCAAGGGGTGCAGACGACTCTCTGGAACATCCGTGTCCTCTCCAGTTGTTGCAGGGGCTGCTGCACTGCTTATAAGCGGTGCATTTCAGAAAATCGACTACATAAACCCAGCATCTCTTAAGCAGGTACTCATTGAAGGTGCCGAGAAACTGCCGCATTATAACATGTTTGAGCAGGGAGCTGGAAAACTGAATTTGCTGAAGAGTATGCAGCTATTGCTGTCATACAAACCAAAGATAACCCTTATTCCGGCATACCTTGACTTCACCCAAAACTATATGTGGCCTTATAGCTCCCAACCTCTGTACTATGGAAGCTCCGTCGCTATTGCAAACGTTACCATACTCAATGGTATCTCTGTCACAAGTCATATAGTTGGCATCCCTAAATGGATTCCCGATTTCGAAAACCAAGGTCAGTTTCTTCAAGTATCTGCACAAGTTTCGCCTATCGTTTGGCCGTGGACCGGTTGGATGTCAGTTTTTATTG CTGTAAAAAAGGAAGGAGAAAACTTTGAAGGTGTTTGTAAAGGAAGTATCACCCTAGTTTTGGAAAGCTTTAAACAGACCACCAACGAAACTCATGTTACAGAAGTCGACTTTCCTTTAACAATAAAGGTTACTCCAAAACCGCCAAGAAACAAGAGGATTTTATGGGATCAGTACCACAGCCTAAGGTATCCACCGCGCTATATTCCACGAGATGATCTCAAAGTTAAACTAGATCCTCTGGACTGGAGGGCAGACCATATACACACAAACTTTAGGGACATGTATACACATTTACGAAATGTTGGCTACTACATTGATGTTTTGCGAGAACCCTTCACCTGCTTCAATGCCTCGGATTATGGCGCGTTATTGATTGTTGACCCTGAGAGAGGGTTTGGCGACGAGGAAATAAACGCTTTACAGGAAAACGTGTATAAAAGAGGCTTGAATGTCGTCGTATTCGGAGACTGGTATAACACCACTGTgatgaaaaaaattaaattctttgACGAGAACACCCGACAATGGTGGACACCCGACACTGGTGGCGCAAATATTCCAGCCTTGAATGATTTATTGAAGCCATTTGGAATTGCTTTTGGCGATTTTGTCGGTGAGGGACATTTCAAACTGGGCGACCATTCAATGTACTATGCTAGTGGAGCCACAATTGTTAAGTTTCCAATGAATCCAGGAGATATTATAGTGGGCACAAAACTGAATGACCAAGGACTTTCg ATTATTAATTCTAAAACACCCAGCAAGGTAGCAAAACTAGATGTACCTATTTTTGGTATGTTCCAAACCAAGGCGAACAGTATTCAAAGCAACGAGGAAATCGTGGTCAATGCGGAAAGCAATTTGGCAGAGGCTATACCCACAGATTACTCCACATTTAAGAACCGGGTTTTGCTACTGCGAACGAAGCAACGAAGTATCAGTTTTGCGAAAAGCAATAATCATGAAACTAAGAATGAAGGACGTATTGCCGTATATGGGGACTCCAACTGCCTCGACTCCACGCATCTGGAGAAGGCTTGCTACTGGCTGCTAATAACGTTTTTAGATTTTGCAATAAACTCGCACAAATCAAGTTTATTGCAGAATCTAAATCGTATAACTGAATTTCACAAATTAGAGAGAGCACCATTACCCCTTAGGATATCGCAAAGTATTATAAAATCTCGTTCACAGGACAATAATTGTGAACAATTTAAGTGGCTTGCACCGACGAAGCAAAATAACGCCGAGGAAAGGAAATCTTCTATAATAGACGTAACCATACTGGAAAATGAAg AACACGAgataaatttaatcaaaaatttATTGGGTGAGGAGATCGCAAAACTAGGGCAAAACAATGATTATTTAACAGGAATGCAATCCGCGGATAGTCTAATGACTCCAATTATATTCTTAATTATATTAAGCCTAATTGTTATcatgttatttgttttatttttaaagcgtCGAttcattttgtaa
- the CG11307 gene encoding uncharacterized protein, isoform C — translation MEELCNNSGHSATSSSGSNSSISAKTALSECSAAWINYLSALNNLCTAGSKLAHSIAVLEQWSLSEKPLFNNYTTTYLTNSWNDLARATTVATGTVKTHMLALLQDFVTISSMDQTSSTDLDQKRLREHNELIVLENAQAVINIQHQFCAASYDAFSSLTCCFVCQSPVGFPHEQDCSVMKQRNQYDQRSQTPSPNLCGPSTKMDSSRGNSLTDQRPIATAISETADQPRGPSPQLNFCDANPMQAIFEHTRGPLPNPGQLLSMKIPFHRNVKSSLSFPLFPLNGQRRWSEAAAAEVIDGISTDPESQMRRWSMPWEASKTDRNTVTWNQTRIMPMNTLKTSCYKMSSSERYTSHSDGNWPLASTSQDGLLEAIQLLSIKPTTVPQMSTQPSILSTSPDGASLD, via the exons ATGGAGGAGCTGTGCAACAATTCCGGACACTCGGCTACTTccagcagtggcagcaactCGTCGATATCGGCCAAAACCGCGCTAAGTGAATGCTCTGCTGCTTGGATAAATTACTTGAGCGCCTTGAACAACCTATGTACTGCCGGCTCCAAATTGGCGCACTCTATTGCAGTTTTGGAACAGTGGTCGTTGAGCGAAAAGCCGTTGTTCAATAATTATACAACGACTTATTTAACCAATTCATGGAACGACTTGGCAAG AGCAACAACCGTGGCCACAGGAACAGTCAAGACCCACATGCTGGCCTTGCTGCAGGATTTCGTCACCATATCATCCATGGACCAGACCTCCAGTACCGACTTGGATCAAAAGCGGCTCAGGGAGCACAACGAACTGATTGTGTTAGAGAATGCACAGGCTGTAATCAACATTCAGCACCAGTTCTGTGCAGCCAGCTATGATGCCTTTTCGTCCCTAACTTGCTGCTTTGTTTGCCAATCGCCAGTTGGATTTCCACATGAACAGGACTGCAGTGTTATGAAGCAGCG CAATCAATACGACCAACGATCTCAAACACCTTCGCCCAATTTATGTGGGCCGAGTACAAAGATGGATTCATCCAGGGGAAACTCATTAACTGATCAACGCCCAATTGCCACTGCAATTTCAGAAACAG CCGACCAGCCCAGAGGTCCCTCGCCTCAACTGAACTTTTGCGATGCCAATCCTATGCAGGCCATTTTCGAGCATACACGAGGTCCCTTGCCAAACCCCGGCCAATTACTGTCCATGAAGATTCCATTTCACCGGAACGTCAAGTCGTCCTTAAGTTTTCCATTATTTCCCCTGAACGGTCAGCGTCGATGGTCGGAAGCAGCTGCTGCCGAGGTGATCGATGGCATCTCCACGGATCCCGAAAGCCAAATGAGGAGGTGGTCAATGCCATGGGAAGCATCTAAGACTGATAGGAACACTGTCACATGGAACCAAACCAGGATAATGCCAATGAACACTTTGAAAACCTCTTGCTACAAGATGTCTAGCTCGGAACGATATACTTCCCACTCCG ATGGAAACTGGCCCCTGGCTTCAACCAGTCAAGATGGGCTGTTAGAAGCTATTCAACTACTATCCATCAAACCCACCACCGTCCCACAAATGAGTACTCAGCCCTCAATTTTGTCGACTTCTCCGGATGGAGCATCACTTGACTAA
- the CG7166 gene encoding uncharacterized protein, isoform B, producing MTTYTRKYWTLVLYLFSFSLSLIGGSFILPENDPPTTAPKFLSRGHLYKVIVGETIELPCKVQNLGSFVLLWRKGSSVLTAGHLKITRDQRFKIVGDYNLQINGVKTQDAGDYICQLGDQENRDQVHTVEILVPPTLRALPHNGQVTARKGSTVTLECKASGNPVPTIFWFKKDVFSGPTHLSDSSTLILENVDRHHAGTYQCSADNGVKDRVSMDIQLTILSPPEITVEKSWVHASEGYDVELVCIVHGDVNSEMLWYQNSFLLDATDRRSMYPRDDRYSLIIRNFQPTDFGNYSCVADNALGRTKKYIEVSGRPGPADFISPALSGFLDHYNLTWTIESIPPLDEIKLLYRRLLMNETYQHPGKWHEYHIKPTPIRTDGSHFLMSYLVKNLEHNAVYEAIVQAKNKYGWNEISDIHQFYTRNHDLLLDIDMEYKMGISSNIRISPTVSGIILSAFILVLYPIISV from the exons atG ACTACCTATACAAGGAAATACTGGACACTTGTACTCTacctcttttctttttcactttccttGATCG GCGGCTCCTTCATATTGCCAGAGAATGACCCTCCCACAACGGCGCCAAAGTTCTTATCCAGAGGTCACTTGTACAAGGTCATCGTGGGGGAGACCATCGAGCTGCCCTGCAAAGTACAGAACCTCGGCTCCTTTGTGCTCCTGTGGCGAAAGGGCTCATCCGTGCTCACAGCCGGACATTTGAAAATAACAAGGGATCAGCGCTTTAAGATAGTGGGCGACTATAACTTGCAGATCAATGGAGTAAAGACTCAAGACGCTGGAGATTATATATGCCAGCTGGGAGATCAGGAGAACCGTGACCAAGTTCACACGGTGGAAATCTTGg TTCCGCCCACCCTGAGGGCTCTGCCTCATAACGGCCAAGTGACTGCCCGGAAGGGAAGCACCGTCACCCTGGAATGCAAGGCGTCTGGTAACCCGGTGCCCACCATATTTTGGTTCAAGAAGGATGTGTTTTCCGGGCCAACACACCTGTCGGATAGCTCTACACTCATATTGGAAAACGTGGACAGGCACCACGCAGGCACATATCAATGCTCAGCCGACAACGGGGTTAAAGATCGCGTATCCATGGACATTCAGTTGACCATTCTCT CGCCCCCCGAAATAACGGTAGAGAAATCTTGGGTCCACGCATCTGAGGGATACGATGTGGAGCTCGTTTGCATAGTTCATGGAGATGTAAACTCAGAA ATGCTGTGGTACCAGAACTCATTTCTACTTGATGCTACCGATCGGAGATCTATGTATCCACGAGATGATAGGTACAGCCTGATTATCCGGAACTTCCAGCCAACGGATTTCGGAAATTATAGCTGTGTTGCGGATAATGCTTTGGGGAGAACAAAAAAGTATATTGAAGTGTCTGGACGACCTGGTCCTGCTGACTTCATATCTCCCGCGTTGAGTGGATTCCTAGATCACTACAACTTGACGTGGACAATTGAGTCAATACCGCCGCTTGATGAGATTAAGCTGTTGTATCGCCGTTTGTTG ATGAATGAAACCTACCAGCACCCTGGCAAATGGCACGAGTATCATATCAAGCCAACGCCAATCAGAACTGATGGATCCCACTTTCTAATGTCGTATCTCGTCAAAAACTTGGAACACAACGCTGTCTATGAAGCGATTGTTCAGGCTAAAAACAAATACGGATGGAACGAG ATAAGCGATATCCACCAGTTCTACACGCGAAATCATGATCTACTCCTAGATATCGACATGGAATACAAAATGGGCATTTCAAGCAATATTAGAATATCTCCAACTGTCTCCGGAATAATTTTGTCTGCATTTATTTTAGTACTCTATCCCATCATTAGTGTTTAA
- the Alg11 gene encoding ALG11, alpha-1,2-mannosyltransferase, isoform B, whose product MFLFLFLLWLLLSLVLVAVLSFLFLRQWLLGRKNKLHTSSENGINVGIFHPYCNAGGGGERVLWCAVRALQEKYQNARMVIYTGDIDASPNSILQKAKNVFNIAVDSDNVKFVFLKQRHWIEAKNYPHFTLLGQSIGSMVVGLEALCRFPPDIYIDTMGYAFTYPLFRYLAQSKVGCYVHYPVISTDMLKRVQQRQMSHNNKKYVARNPFLTWTKLAYYRLFSRMYKWVGCCAETIMVNSSWTENHILQLWDVPFKTHRVYPPCEVSHLKSLQHTEKGDEFIILSVGQFRPEKDHPLQLQAIYELRTLLAQDEALWNQIKLVIVGSCRNEDDYERLKNMQDLTKHLSLENNVQFSVNVPYEDLLKLYQTAHIGIHTMWNEHFGIGIVESMAAGLIMVAHKSGGPLLDIVETSAGSQNGFLATDAVEYAENILNIIVNNSEMNGIRNAARASVERFSEQEFEKNFLRAVSTLFTNN is encoded by the exons atgtttctgtttctgtttct TCTCTGGTTGTTGTTATCGCTTGTGTTGGTGGCAGTACTCTCTTTCCTTTTCCTGAGGCAATGGTTGCTTGGCCGGAAGAATAAGTTGCACACATCGTCGGAAAATGGCATCAACGTGGGCATTTTTCACCCGTATTGCAACGCGGGTGGCGGCGGAGAACGCGTCTTGTGGTGCGCCGTGAGAGCACTACAG gAAAAGTACCAGAACGCCAGGATGGTAATCTACACAGGCGACATAGACGCTTCTCCCAATTCCATACTGCAAAAGGCCAAGAATGTCTTCAACATTGCCGTCGATAGTGACAATGTGAAGTTCGTCTTCCTGAAGCAACGCCACTGGATCGAGGCCAAGAACTATCCTCATTTCACTCTGCTGGGCCAGAGCATTGGATCGATGGTCGTGGGTCTGGAGGCACTCTGCAGGTTTCCGCCCGACATCTACATCGACACCATGGGATACGCCTTTACGTATCCTCTGTTCCGCTACTTGGCCCAGTCCAAGGTGGGCTGCTATGTTCACTATCCGGTTATTAGCACCGATATGCTGAAGAGGGTTCAGCAGCGACAGATGTCGCACAACAACAAGAAGTACGTGGCGAGGAACCCCTTTCTCACCTGGACTAAGCTTGCCTACTACCGCCTCTTCTCAAGA ATGTACAAGTGGGTTGGCTGTTGTGCTGAGACTATCATGGTGAACTCCTCGTGGACCGAGAATCATATTCTGCAACTGTGGGATGTGCCCTTCAAAACACACCGGGTTTACCCTCCGTGCGAGGTTAGTCACCTAAAGAGCCTTCAGCACACGGAAAAAGGCGACGAATTCATCATACTGTCTGTCGGACAGTTCCGCCCGGAGAAAGACCATCCCCTCCAGCTGCAAGCCATATACGAGCTCCGAACTCTCTTGGCCCAAGACGAGGCCCTTTGGAACCAAATTAAGTTGGTTATTGTGGGCTCCTGCCGAAATGAAGATGACTACGAGCGGTTGAAAAACATGCAGGACCTGACAAAGCATCTGTCGCTAGAAAACAATGTGCAATTTAGTGTGAATGTCCCTTACGAAGACCTTCTTAAGTTGTATCAAACTGCCCACATTGGCATTCACACTATGTGGAACGAACATTTTGGCATCGGCATCGTCGAGTCCATGGCTGCTGGCCTTATAATGGTGGCCCACAAGTCAGGGGGTCCTTTGCTTGACATTGTCGAAACTTCCGCGGGAAGTCAGAACGGATTCCTGGCTACTGACGCCGTTGAATACGcagaaaacatattaaatattattgttaacAACTCAGAAATGAACGGCATTCGAAACGCAGCCAG GGCCTCCGTGGAACGGTTTTCTGAGCAAGAGTTTGAAAAAAACTTTCTTCGAGCTGTTTCAACGCTATTTAccaacaattaa